The genomic interval CGGTATTGCCTGAGCGTATGGGACCGGGCATTACAATTGTAGGTCATGTCGTGAGAGATTTAGATGAAGCGGTATTAAAGCCAGATGCTGATTTTGACACGGTGTTGATTAAAGGTGAGAGACAGTGTGCAATTGAAGCGGCGTATGAATGGGCAGAAGCAGGGCATGCGATTTTGATTGATGATCGTGAATGGAGCGATTTACATCCGACACAAGCAGAGACGATAGCGCGTTGGATAGACGAGATGGTGTTTACACGTGAGATTTCTTTAACATAATATCTCTAGAGCGGGATTATCAAGGTTTAACCTCACTTCAATAATCAACGCTACTGAATAAAGTGGTGTTGCTTTTTATTATATTCAATGAATGTATCGGATGTATCACTTTTGATAAAGGGTTAGGTATTTCTATATTTATCTGCAAATTAACAAAAATTTTAAACTATTGGATGAGGCTTTGTGCTAGGATAAGGTTGTAATGACAATAAGGAGGTTTTATATGAAAAGGACAGGGCTCAAAAGTTTCATCCTTGTGGTGATGTTGATGCTTGCTATTTTCACATTGAATAGTGTTTCAAGTGATGCAGCTGAACAAGCATCGCAACATGCAGCACCGGCGACCAAAGTGGAAGCGAATGCTGAAACGACTACAACTCAAGCGAGTCAACCGGATGTGACATCACAACAACAAGCAACAACAGAAGAAACAGCACAAAAGATGTCGGAAAGTGTGACAGCTGTGAAACAGGAAAGGACACCTACTGTAACGACAGCTGCGACTGAAGATGAAACAGTTCAATCTAACGCACCAACGTTAACAGAGAATGTTGCTCAAGCGAAAAATGATACACCAACGATGCAAACATTGGCAGTAACTAAAACACAACCAGAAGCGACGTCAACCGACCGTGCAAGTAACGAAACGGAGACAACGACGCATACGATTTTACATACGAACGATATTCACGGCCGCATGGTGGAAGAAAAAGACCGTGTGCTTGGTATGGCGAAGTTGAAGACATTAAAAGAACAACAAAATCCGGATTTACTTGTCGATGCGGGCGATGCATTTCAAGGTTTGCCATTATCTAACCAATCTAAAGGGGAAGAAATGGCGAAAGCAATGAATGCAGTCGGTTACGATGCGATGACAGCAGGGAACCATGAATTCGATTTTGGCTATGACCAATTGAAAAAACTGGAAGGCATGCTCAACTTTCCAATTGTGAGTTCCAACGTATACAAAGATGGCAAATTGGCATTTAAACCATCAGTCGTGATTCAAAAAAATGGTGTCCGATACGGTGTGATTGGGGTCACAACTCCGGAGACGAAAACAAAGACAAGTCCAACAGGTATTGTCGGTGTGACATTTGCGGATCCTTTATCAAATGTGACGCGTGAAATGAACCGCTTAAATGGACAAGTCGATGTGTTTGTCGTGTTGTCCCATTTAGGAATTGACCCGACAACAAAAGAACAATGGCGTGGGGACTATTTAACACGTCAACTCAGTCAAAACAAACAGTATCATCATCCGATTTTTGTCATTGATGGCCATTCGCATACAGTGATTGAACATGGTCAAAAGTTTGATCAAGACGTATTAGCACAAACAGGTACGGCACTCGCGAATGTCGGCAAATTGACGTTCAAACAGACTGGTCATCAGTTTTCAGATGCGGAGGCAAGCTTATTAAATGTCAAAAGTTTAGTAAATTTACAACCGGATGCTGCTGTGAAAGCACAAGTCGACAAAGCAAACGAAGCATTTCTTAAGGCAACTTCAGAAGTGATCATTCCGAATAACACAGTTGATTTTCAAGGTGAACGTGACGATGTAAGAACGCATGAAACAAACTTGGGGAATGCAATTACTGATGCAATGGAAGCTTATGGTCAAAAAGGCTTCAGTCGTCCATCTGATTTTGCGGTGACGAACAGTGGTGGTATTCGTGCGTCGATTGCGAAAGGAAAAGTGACGTTAAATGATGTCATTACGGTTTTACCATTCGGCAATACGATCGCTCAAATTTCGGTCAAAGGTAGCGATGTGTGGAAGGCTTTCGAACATAGTTTAAGTGCACCGACGATGAGAACTGACGGTCAAACGCAATTATCTGCAAATGGTGGTCTGTTACAAGTGTCAAAATCGATTCAAATTTATTTCGACATGAACAAAGCACCTGGCGAACGTATTAACGCGATTCGAGTGTTCAACAAGCAAACAGGTCAATTTGAAGATTTAGATATGAGTCGTACATATGCAGTAGCGATGAACGACTTTACAGCATCAGGTGGAGACGGTTTTGACATGTTTGGAGGACCTCGTGAAGAAGGGATTTCACTCGAACAGGTCTTTGCGAACTATTTGAAAACAGCTGATTTATCACAATATACGACAACAGAACCACAACGTATTATCAATGGTAAGCCTGTTGATAATAGTGGAGTATCAAAGACAACACCCGCGTCATCAAAAGGTGATAATATTATTCCATTCCCACAAACAACACCATCAAAAGAGGTGCCGATGACAAAAGTGCCAACAGCAAATGGACAGTCACAACAAACAGCTATGAACGTAGCGTCTGAACATCGCGGCACTGCTCAATCAATGGCACCAGCAGTGAGCATGATATCTACACATGAGACAGAAAAGACGGGTCAAGCGAATATGGCGATGACACAAAATGTTTCAGCAATAGGTCATTATGCAGCGAAGAATGGCGCACAACAGTTACCAAACACAGGTGCGACAGAACAAGCACCAATCGTGGGCGGCTTATTCATGTTAGGTGCAGGTTTAGTGATCATGCGACGTCAAAAACACCGTGCATAAATGAGTATCCCCCTAAAGTTGAGTTTTAAGGTTCAACTTTAGGGGGACACTTCATTCACACGGGTGGTTTTGATTAGACAGTCTCACGCTCGATGTTATGAGAGGGTGAATAGTAAATTAATGGTTATTCTCCTACTCGATTATTCACATATAAACACTCAAGAAACCATTAAAATTTGATTTCTAAAACTACA from Staphylococcus sp. MI 10-1553 carries:
- a CDS encoding 5'-nucleotidase C-terminal domain-containing protein → MKRTGLKSFILVVMLMLAIFTLNSVSSDAAEQASQHAAPATKVEANAETTTTQASQPDVTSQQQATTEETAQKMSESVTAVKQERTPTVTTAATEDETVQSNAPTLTENVAQAKNDTPTMQTLAVTKTQPEATSTDRASNETETTTHTILHTNDIHGRMVEEKDRVLGMAKLKTLKEQQNPDLLVDAGDAFQGLPLSNQSKGEEMAKAMNAVGYDAMTAGNHEFDFGYDQLKKLEGMLNFPIVSSNVYKDGKLAFKPSVVIQKNGVRYGVIGVTTPETKTKTSPTGIVGVTFADPLSNVTREMNRLNGQVDVFVVLSHLGIDPTTKEQWRGDYLTRQLSQNKQYHHPIFVIDGHSHTVIEHGQKFDQDVLAQTGTALANVGKLTFKQTGHQFSDAEASLLNVKSLVNLQPDAAVKAQVDKANEAFLKATSEVIIPNNTVDFQGERDDVRTHETNLGNAITDAMEAYGQKGFSRPSDFAVTNSGGIRASIAKGKVTLNDVITVLPFGNTIAQISVKGSDVWKAFEHSLSAPTMRTDGQTQLSANGGLLQVSKSIQIYFDMNKAPGERINAIRVFNKQTGQFEDLDMSRTYAVAMNDFTASGGDGFDMFGGPREEGISLEQVFANYLKTADLSQYTTTEPQRIINGKPVDNSGVSKTTPASSKGDNIIPFPQTTPSKEVPMTKVPTANGQSQQTAMNVASEHRGTAQSMAPAVSMISTHETEKTGQANMAMTQNVSAIGHYAAKNGAQQLPNTGATEQAPIVGGLFMLGAGLVIMRRQKHRA